AGCGCGGCGTCTATCGACAGGCCTGAATCGGTATAAGTAATGCGATAGTCGGGCAAGGTGGACTCGGGCGCCTTTGCATGCAGCCATTCGCGCCAGGTCACATCCTGGTCATCACCGCCCAGCATGCCCCGGTCGCCAATCAATGGCAGGCGGGAGAAATCCGCGGACTCTACCAGCGGCGCCCACGCGGGATATTGGCGCGGTGTACACACAGCCTGATGGGCTTCTTTCATCAGGCTGTCGCACAGTGGCGTTTCATAATTACCCTTGCCATAGCGGATCGCCAGGTCCAGATCGTCAAAGGTGAAATCAATCAACTTGGGCGAACTGTCTATGTCCAGCCGGATAGTGGGGTGCTGGCGAAAAAATGCGGGCAGGCGAGGGTTAAGCCAGAAGCGTGCGAACGAAGGCAGTACGCTGATGCGCACCAGCAAGGGATCGCGCGGGTGATGAAAGGACCCTGCCAGCAGATCGAACGCCTGGGACAGTTTGGGCAGCGCGTCGCGCCCATAAGCGGTCAGCACGATTCCGCTGCGCGATTGAGTGATGACGCGCTGGCCCAGATGATGTTCCAACTGCTTGATTTGCTGGCTGACAGCAGACGGCGTGACATGCAGTTCCTTGGCCGCCAGCGCCATGGATTTGAGGCGAGCAGTGGCTTCGAATGCCTTTAGGCTGTTCAGCGGAGGAAGCGGCTGGCGGATTTTCAAGAAGGGCTCTTATAGGTGCAGGTGTTCAGGTATTGTTGATTGTAGGGCTTAACCCGTATTCTGCCGACAGGATTCGTGCAAATCGCTGACTATGTTGTGTAAAGCGTACGTGTTGGACGTCCGTTTCAAAAAAATGACGCGCGTTGGCGCTCGGCTCTTTATAGAGCGCGGTAATCAGCCGGCTATAGCATCCACCATTACAGAAACAGTGAATATAAAGAAAAACGCTCCGGTCCTGGTTTGGACGGGAGCGTTTGGCTGCTGCTGCCTGTAAATCGGCCTGCCTGGCCGGTTTACAGAGTTGCCTGCTGCGGCTATACCGCGTTCTTGAAGTCTCGGTCTGCGCGGTCGAAGTTGTCGACCACGGCCTGTGAGGGGGCTTTGGTCAACAGTGAAACTGCTACGATCACAATCATACCGGCAATGAAACCAGGTACGATTTCATACAGGGCGCTGCCGCTATACTGTTTCCATAACACGACGACCAGTGCGCCGGCGACCATGCCGGACAGTGCGCCGGCGGCATTCATGCGACGCCAGAACACCGACAGGATAATGACCGGACCAAAGGCTGCGCCAAAGCCGGCCCAGGCATACGAAACCAGGCCAAGTACCCGGCTTTCAGGATCAGATGCAATCCAGATGGCGACCAATGCAATTAACAGTACCATCACTCGGCCAGTCCAGACCAGCTCGGTCTGGCTCGCGTGCGGCCGTATAAAGCCTTTGTAAAAGTCTTCGGTAATAGCGCTGGAGCATACCAGCAACTGGCAGCTGAGCGTACTCATGACCGCAGCCAGGATCGCGGACAGAATCACACCTGCAATCCAGGGATTGAACAGAATCTGGGCTAGTTCGATAAAGATGCGTTCGCTATTTTTGTTGATTTCGCCGGCTTGTTCCGGATGCAACTGGAACCAGGCAATGCCAAAATAACCCACGGCGACGGCGCCAGCCAGGCACAGAATCATCCATGTCATGCCAATGCGACGTGCAGATTTAAGGCTTTTGACCGAATCGGCTGCCATGAAGCGCGCCAGGATATGCGGCTGGCCAAAGTAACCCAGGCCCCATGCTGCCGCACTCACGATCGCAATAAAGCTCGTACCTGAAATCAGGCTGGAGTAATTCTTGCCGGCTGCGGCCGCTGCCTGGTCGATGGTTGCCGTGACCGCAGACAGGTCGCCCAGTCCGAGCAGAACCATGATCGGCGTGAGGATGAGTGCGAAAAACATCAGTGACGCCTGAATCGTATCAGTCCAGCTGACAGCCAGAAAACCGCCGATAAAGGTATAGATGATGGTAGCACCAGCGCCCAGCCACATCGCGGTGACGTAATCAACGTGAAAAAGGCTTTCGAACAGACGGGCACCAGCCACAATGCCGGACGCACAATAGATGGTAAAGAAAAACAGAATGATGGCAGCCGCTGCAATCTTGATGATGACGTTGCCGGCACCAAAGCGGTGATGAAAATATTCGGGAAGCGTTAGTGCGTTGTTGTTGTATTCGGTGTGCATGCGCAAACGGCCGGACACCAGCAGCCAGTTGAAGTAGGCGCCGACGGTCAGGCCGATGGCGATCCAGGCTTCAGACAAGCCGGCCAGATAAATTGCACCAGGCAGACCCATAAGCAGCCAGCCCGACATATCGGAGGCGCCCGCCGAGAGTGCTGTTACAAAACTGCCCAGACTGCGTCCGCCCAGAATATAGTCGTCAAAATTACGTGTTGAAAAGTAGGCGATAAACCCGACTGCCAGTACGACAATCAGATATATGGCGAACGTGATGATCATTGGATTTATGCCACTCATTCCTCGTTCCCTGTGTCTGTCTGTTGAAAGTGTTGGATTTTACGGAAAAGTAAAACAGATGAATATAAGGGTTAACTCTTATAAATGAAGGTTAACGTTTTGATTTGATGTGCATATTGTTTTTCATTTTTCTATTTTTAAGCGGGGTTAACCTTAAAATCAACCCGGTTCTCCGATTTGGGCTGTGCGCTGCGCCATAACCTGGCTCTTCAAAGAGCTGGCCCTGGCAACCATGCCGGTGAGCTGTTCTGGCCGGCCCGCTAAAAGAAATTTATAGCTTTTCGCGCAATTCGTAATCAATAACGACATCGCGCGCGTCGCCGGCGCTGTCTGGCCGCAACCCCATCCACGTACCCAGTCCCAGCGGCGAGGCTTGCCCCAGACGAATGCCCTTGATGTCTTCTTTTCTGAGTACGATCTCCGCATCCCAGTTCAACTCGATCCCCACATAATGGCGCAGCCAGTGGGTCAGTTGCTTTGCCTGGCGTGTGCCGGGCATGAATTGATCAAATTCAGAGCGCGTAAGCGGGCCCAGCGAAAGGCGAAATTTATGCTGTGCATCGCGCACGGAGCTGCCCAGAATCGTATCCTGGCCCAGTCCCATGCTGCCATTGAGACCCAGCTGCTGCGATGGGTGCAATTGGATCCATTGCGGCACAAATTCCTTTAGGCTGACGTTGATGTTGAAGAAGGTTCTCAGTATTTGGATAATGCCTTCCGGATTGCGTGTCTGGCGCACCAGGTGGCCGGCAAAAAAATACTTGGCGTGATCCATGATGGAGTCACGCTGTTTCAACGAATCCTGCCCCTGATTGATCAGGCTGGCAACATGACGACTGAAATTTTCTTCGGGACGATCCAGGCTGACTGTGCTTTGCGCATCTGCCCAGGCCCGGTAAAAAAGTGCAATCAGGCGATGATGGAAAATATCGGCAAAGGCCGAGAGTGTGTGGTCCCGATGATGTACGATCCGCTCGCGCACGTATTCGGTCAGATGCAAGGGTAATGGGCCGTTAGGACCAAACAGCCCGTAGCTCAGAATGGAAACAACGGGCGGACCGTCTTTATCACGGTCGACATCACAAATGGTGGATGGCGCGAACGCCATGGACGGTTCCTGGCGCAGCCGCACCGGTTCGCGCGAGGGCAGCGAATCGCGGCCCAGCGGCTTGCGTGTGCCGCTGCGGGCGTCCAGCCAGCGCAATACATGATACAGGCCGAAGCGATACGGGTCTGCTTCAAGCTTCTGCCAGAAGTCCGGCGGCAGCGTATTGGCCGGGGTTACAGGATCCGAAGGTGTATCCATGCGGTTGTGGTACCCGTCAAAAGGTGTATAAGATAGCGTGATGAAATGACATGGCGGTTGCAGCCAGTGTACCCGAAAGCTTAATATTGTGTAAGGTGACCGCCCTGAGGATATCAGATACGGAGAACAAGGCGCTATCTGCAGGTTTGGCAGATGTATGCTACTGCCCGGGCGCGGGCGGCAAGCGCATCAGCGTCTCGCCCCAATGCGTTTGAGGGATAAATGGCACAGAATATTTACGATAATCCTGGTTTTTTCGCTGGCTACGTTCAATTGCCCAGGCAGGTCCTTGGCCTGGAAGGGGCGCCGGAATGGCCAGCGATCCGGGCGCTCTTGCCTGATCCGACCGGCAAACAGGTTGTCGATCTCGGTTGCGGCTTTGGCTGGACCGCACGCTGGTTTCGCCAGCAGGGGGCGGCCTCGGTATTGGGGCTGGACCTATCGCGGAACATGATCCAGCGCGCGCGGGCAGAGACTGCAGATGCCGCTATTGAATATCGAATCGCCGATCTGGACACCCTGACGCTTGCTCGGGCTAGCTTCGATATTGCCTACAGTGCATTGACCTTTCACTATGTGCAGGATTTTGATCGCCTTGCGCGCCAGATCACAAGTGCCTGCAACCTGGCGGGCATCTGGTCTTCTCGATTGAGCATCCGATCTTCATGGCCGCCGCCGCCGCTCATTGGATTAGTGATGAGCAGGGCCGTAAAACCTGGCCGGTCAACGGATACGCCCGGGAGGGCGAGCGCCGCACAGACTGGTTCGCCACCGGCGTATTGAAGTACCACCGGACAATCGGCACAACGTTGAATGCCTGATTGCTGCGGGTTTTCGCATTCAGGTCGTGCAGGAGTTCGCACCCACTGCCCAACAGATTGAGCAACTACCGCAACTGGCAGAGGAGCTGGAACGTCCTATGATGCTGATTGTGTCGGCGACAGCGTAACGGTTGCTGCGGACAAAGCCATTTCTTGTCTTAGGGTGCTCAATACGCAGGCCGGATCGGCGCGTTTACATTTGGCAAAACTTTAGAGTTCGAAAACCTTCACGGATACACGTAACATACAGGACATCATTTTCACAGGCAGGTCATATCTTTCGGCTACGCTTTCCCATTCACAAATGACAGCAAGCAAAATAAACAACTATGTCTGAAATTAATCGCAGCGATCTTTTTGGAAAACTTGACACCCTGCTGTACCGCGCACTGGAAGGCGCCACAGCATTTTGTAAACTTCGCGGTAACCCTCATGTGGAACTGGTGCACTGGCTTCATCAGATCATGCATGAGCATGACAGTGATCTGCAGAAAATAATTCGTTATTTCGAACTCAATCCCGATCAGCTGGAGCGCGGCATTGTCGCCACCCTGGACGAACTGCCGCGTGGCGCTTCCTCGGTTTCCGATTTGTCGGAGCACCTGGATAACGCGGCCGAACGTGCCTGGGTATATGGTTCGCTCAAGTATGGCGAAGCGCGGATCCGCAGCGCGCATCTGATTCTGGGCATTCTCAAGACCCATTCTCTGCGCAATGTGCTCTATGGTATTTCATCAGAGTTCAAGAAAATCACGCCGGATGTACTGGCCGACCATCTGCCGGCTATCGTCAAGGACTCTGTCGAGCAGCAGGATAGCGCTGCCTTGTCAGATGGTGGCGCAGCAGCGCCTGCTACCGGGGCCAGCGGCAGGTCTGCGTTGGCACAGTACGCGGTAGACATGACCGCCCGGGCGCGTAACAATGAAATTGATCCGGTATCCGGTCGTGATGAAGAAATCCGGCAGATTGTCGATATCCTGATGCGCCGTCGTCAGAACAATCCATTGCTCACCGGCGAAGCCGGTGTCGGCAAAACCGCTGTGGTTGAAGGATTGGCGCTGCGGCTGGCCAGCGGCGACGTTCCGCCTTCGCTGCGCGAGGTGTCGCTGTATTTACTGGATATCGGGCTGTTGTCTGCCGGCGCGAGCATGAAGGGTGAATTTGAATCGCGACTGCGTCAGGTCATAGACGAAGTGCAGGCCAGTGAAAAGCCGATTGTACTGTTTATAGACGAAATCCATACCTTGATTGGCGCAGGCGGTGCTGCTGGCACGGGCGATGCGGCCAATCTGCTCAAACCCGCGCTGGCGCGCGGTCAATTGCGTACCATCGGCGCTACGACCTGGGCCGAGTATAAGAAGTACATAGAAAAAGACCCCGCCCTGACGCGCCGCTTTCAGGTGGTGCAGGTGCACGAACCGGCCGAAGCCCGCGCGCTGATTATGTTGCGTGGCCTGGCCGGCAGGCTGGAGTCGCACCATCAGGTGCTGCTTCTGGATGAAGCGATTGATGCCGCCGTGCGACTGTCGCACCGCTATATTCCGGCGCGCCAGCTTCCCGACAAGGCAGTGGCGCTGCTGGATACGGCGTGCGCCCGTGTGGCGGTCAGCCAGCACGCCCAGCCGCCAGCCGTAGAGGATTGTCGGCGGCGCATAGAGCATCTGCAGATCGAGCGCGATATTGCGCAGCGGGAATTGCAGGTCGGTGTCGGCAGCGAGGCACGCATCGCTAACATCGACAGCGACCTGGAGGTCGCGCGTGACAAGCTGGGCCATCTGGAAGATAACTGGCGGACCGAGCAGGAGCTGGCCGCCCGGCTGTTTGAGTTGCGCCAGATATTACGTGATGAGGATACCAGCGAGCAACTGCGCAACGACACCCTGACCGCGCTGCGGCAGGTGCAGCAGCAACTGGAAACCCAGCAGGGCGAAACGCCCTGATTTTTCCGTCGGTGGACGCCAATGCCGTTGCCGCTGTCGTGGCAGACTGGACGGGCATTCCTGTGGGCCGAATGGTCAAGGACGAGGCCAGTTCGGTATTACAGTTGTCCGACTCGCTGGAAAAACGCGTTATTGGCCAGCGTGATGGGCTGGATGCCATCACGCGCCGTATCCAGACGTCCCGTGCCCGTCTTACCGATCCAAATAAGCCGGTAGGGGTGTTCCTGCTTTGCGGCCCCAGTGGCGTGGGCAAGACCGAGACGGCGCTGGCGCTGGCTGAAACGCTTTATGGCGGCGAGCAGAATCTGATCTCCATTAATATGAGCGAGTTCCAGGAAGCACATACCGTTTCCACGCTTAAGGGAGCACCACCCGGCTATGTTGGTTATGGCGAAGGCGGTGTGCTGACCGAAGCGGTGCGGCGCCGCCCCTATAGCGTGGTCCTGCTCGATGAGGTTGAGAAGGCGCACGCCGATGTGCATGAAATTTTCTTTCAGGTATTCGACAAGGGCTGGATGGAAGACGGGGAAGGGCGCTATATCGACTTCAAAAACACCGTGATTATTCTGACCTCCAATGTCGGGACGGATCGTATTGTGGATCTGTGCAAGGATCCTGATTTGATGCCCGATGCCGAAGGGCTGACCGGCGCCTTGCGTGAGCCCCTGCTGGGCGTATTTCCTGCGGCGCTGCTGGGTCGACTGGTGGTGGTGCCATATCTGCCGCTATCGGATGAGATGCTGGGTCGCATCGTGCGTCTGCAACTGGATCGTATCAAGGTACGTCTGCAGCAAAATCACAATATTGATTTTGAGGTTACTGACGCTGCAGTCTCGCAGATCGTTGGACGCTGTACTGAAGTGGAATCCGGCGGGCGGATGGTGGATGCGATTCTAACCAATACGGTATTGCCTAAAGTGAGCCAGGAAATTCTGATGAGCACCATCGAAGGCCGCAGTTTGGCCCGGTTGTCCCTGGATGCGCAGGACGGCGAGTTTGTCTATCAATACAGCTGAAAATCAATTCAGTTGCAATGAAGATTGAAGAAATGCCCGCTCATTAAATTGCAGCGGGCATTTTTTTGAGGATTCGATCCGGACGGTGGCGCATCTGTCGACGGGATGTCTTGCCAGGCATCTTATCGTTGCCGGGCGTGTTATTTTTTGTCCGGGTCTTTGTCTTTGTATCCGGAATGCACTGCGCGCTGCAGTGTATCAAGAATATTATCCTGCTTGTGACTGTCCAGGGCGGTATCTTTGTTCAGGGTAGTCGGACTGTCGTCGCTGAATATGGTGTAGCGATCTTTGTCTGCGCCGTCGTTAGGCAGCGCATCCAGTGGGTCTCCATCGATGGATGGATGATGCATGCCTTCCGGCCTGAGCAGTTCTACGGGATTATGATGATTGCGATTGGTGGCCGATTCCATGTCAAATGGATGTCGTTCATCGGCAGCGCTGCCGCCCACCGGCAGTACACCAGGACCGCTGAGCAGATCCTTGAAAATGTCGTCGGGGTTTTCTTCCGGCACAGGCGCTGCTGGCGGAGTGTTGCCCGCATCGGGGGGCTGGGCCGCATTTGCCTTTTCCGGCGCCGCATGCGATATCGTCGTGTTGTCTCCCAGGGGTGCGACCGTGGTGTTGGGTACGGGCGCCGGGGGCGGCATCCTGTTAATGGGCGTGCCCAGCGGGTGTTCTTCAGGATAGAGATCAGGTTGTGCTGCGCCGGCGGCCTGCTCGACGGGAGCCTGATAGGCCGGATGCCAGGTGGGCAGTTGCTCGTCAATGTCGGCAGTAGCGGGCGTTGCCCCCGGAAAGGCACGGGCCGCTGTCGTCGCCCCTGCAGCTGCAGCCGTGCCGGCAAATGCCGCCGTATCGTAAGGGGTTGCGCTCAGGGCAGTGTCGTCTATGGCGGCCGGTTCAGAGGCAGGCGGTCCGTCAACGACAATCAGATAATCACCCACGGTAATCCGGTCGCCTTTGTGAACACTGGCTTCCTGGGACAGTCCGAGTGGCGTGTCGTTGACTGCAACGCGGCTCATGCTGCTCATATTGAGTACTGTGCCAGCACCGCCTGCTTCCTGCATGCGAACAATCGCTTGCAGGGTGCTTAGCTCGCCCGACGGGTCGGGCAGGTTCAGATCATTCTGCTGGCCACGGCCAATCGTGCCGCCGGGCGGCTGCAACTGACAGGTAAACGTGGTGGCATTGTGCAGATGTTGTACGGTCAGTTTCATGATGGGTTCTGCTCCTTGACTGGAGACGGTTGTGGCGTCCCCGTCGTGCCGCGCCGGCCTACTTTGTCAGAGGACGGATGGGCGTAATGCTGCCGCCAGCCGGTGTGGTGCCCGGATTTGTTGTTTTGCTAGGCTGATGCTCTGCCTGGACTCCCTCAAAAACCGGTCCCCATGACGGGTGTGATTTCTCGGCGGGAAGCAATGTGAAATTGGGATTCAATGTCAGAATTTGTTCAAAAGTGCTGGCGCAACTACGCTTGGCTTCTGTCAGGCACTCGCTGAATGCCTTGTACTTGAGTGCCGTCGTGTGCAGCGGAACCGAGCCGGTGCTCAGTGCCGGCGTGTTCGTTACTTGCGTAATGACCGCGTCGTATTGTCCTGCCATAAAACTTTCACGTATCGGCCGAATCTGTACTTCTTCAGATGAGGACAGTGCAGTGGAATCGGAGCTGCTCCACAGGGAGCACGCCGACGTCAGGACACCAGCAGCAAGTACACCGGACAGCAGAAATACACGTGAAGCGTTCATTTTTTTGAATTGAGACATGTTGATGTAATAGAAATATTTAATAATGCTGTTTGACATAGCCTGTTAATGCAAATGAAATATACCGTTTTATTACGGCGGATGACAAATGCAATTGCAACTGCAGATCAGTCACTGTGCTGCCATTTCTGCGAAGGAAATGTCCCTCATTGGAGTGTTTAAGGCAACAGGACTGTGTACCAAATATATTAATACCTGTAGATGACAATAACATGTTAAATCGACAGCGTCGTGCTTAAGAAACGTAAATTATGTAACGTATAAGTAACTTTGGAAAAATACTGTTTAATTTAACTACATATTAGTCAATTTCAGTAAGAGTATAGGTTTTTGTGCTTGATGTTTTGGTCTGTCACAAACACAATGCAAATTGACGGATTTGTCGGGCGTGCAGGCGCTGACAGACAGGACTGGCGGGCGCAAATGCTCTTGTAAACTGCGCCTTTAAGGCGGCTATTGCGGCTT
Above is a window of Advenella kashmirensis WT001 DNA encoding:
- a CDS encoding FHA domain-containing protein, which gives rise to MKLTVQHLHNATTFTCQLQPPGGTIGRGQQNDLNLPDPSGELSTLQAIVRMQEAGGAGTVLNMSSMSRVAVNDTPLGLSQEASVHKGDRITVGDYLIVVDGPPASEPAAIDDTALSATPYDTAAFAGTAAAAGATTAARAFPGATPATADIDEQLPTWHPAYQAPVEQAAGAAQPDLYPEEHPLGTPINRMPPPAPVPNTTVAPLGDNTTISHAAPEKANAAQPPDAGNTPPAAPVPEENPDDIFKDLLSGPGVLPVGGSAADERHPFDMESATNRNHHNPVELLRPEGMHHPSIDGDPLDALPNDGADKDRYTIFSDDSPTTLNKDTALDSHKQDNILDTLQRAVHSGYKDKDPDKK
- the tssG gene encoding type VI secretion system baseplate subunit TssG, with product MDTPSDPVTPANTLPPDFWQKLEADPYRFGLYHVLRWLDARSGTRKPLGRDSLPSREPVRLRQEPSMAFAPSTICDVDRDKDGPPVVSILSYGLFGPNGPLPLHLTEYVRERIVHHRDHTLSAFADIFHHRLIALFYRAWADAQSTVSLDRPEENFSRHVASLINQGQDSLKQRDSIMDHAKYFFAGHLVRQTRNPEGIIQILRTFFNINVSLKEFVPQWIQLHPSQQLGLNGSMGLGQDTILGSSVRDAQHKFRLSLGPLTRSEFDQFMPGTRQAKQLTHWLRHYVGIELNWDAEIVLRKEDIKGIRLGQASPLGLGTWMGLRPDSAGDARDVVIDYELREKL
- a CDS encoding LysR family transcriptional regulator; the protein is MKIRQPLPPLNSLKAFEATARLKSMALAAKELHVTPSAVSQQIKQLEHHLGQRVITQSRSGIVLTAYGRDALPKLSQAFDLLAGSFHHPRDPLLVRISVLPSFARFWLNPRLPAFFRQHPTIRLDIDSSPKLIDFTFDDLDLAIRYGKGNYETPLCDSLMKEAHQAVCTPRQYPAWAPLVESADFSRLPLIGDRGMLGGDDQDVTWREWLHAKAPESTLPDYRITYTDSGLSIDAALAHQGMLLGRLVLLDTLLKEQKLVAIDPLTLRSELGYFLLGPSLAGLSKGAQKFRQWLIQEAAAYQTQHHTQSPGFSDR
- the putP gene encoding sodium/proline symporter PutP, whose amino-acid sequence is MSGINPMIITFAIYLIVVLAVGFIAYFSTRNFDDYILGGRSLGSFVTALSAGASDMSGWLLMGLPGAIYLAGLSEAWIAIGLTVGAYFNWLLVSGRLRMHTEYNNNALTLPEYFHHRFGAGNVIIKIAAAAIILFFFTIYCASGIVAGARLFESLFHVDYVTAMWLGAGATIIYTFIGGFLAVSWTDTIQASLMFFALILTPIMVLLGLGDLSAVTATIDQAAAAAGKNYSSLISGTSFIAIVSAAAWGLGYFGQPHILARFMAADSVKSLKSARRIGMTWMILCLAGAVAVGYFGIAWFQLHPEQAGEINKNSERIFIELAQILFNPWIAGVILSAILAAVMSTLSCQLLVCSSAITEDFYKGFIRPHASQTELVWTGRVMVLLIALVAIWIASDPESRVLGLVSYAWAGFGAAFGPVIILSVFWRRMNAAGALSGMVAGALVVVLWKQYSGSALYEIVPGFIAGMIVIVAVSLLTKAPSQAVVDNFDRADRDFKNAV
- a CDS encoding TssQ family T6SS-associated lipoprotein, which translates into the protein MNASRVFLLSGVLAAGVLTSACSLWSSSDSTALSSSEEVQIRPIRESFMAGQYDAVITQVTNTPALSTGSVPLHTTALKYKAFSECLTEAKRSCASTFEQILTLNPNFTLLPAEKSHPSWGPVFEGVQAEHQPSKTTNPGTTPAGGSITPIRPLTK